A genomic region of Novipirellula aureliae contains the following coding sequences:
- a CDS encoding GspE/PulE family protein produces MLINRFADLDPETSDFAVKVVERLVPYAIEAQASDIHLQPRGDVGWEVLFRIDGVLAVVDTIKASRLSDPVARLMVLASLPTYRSSQPMEGRLNWPTAASSQGASSKGALDPSISMRLGVFPTVHGPRAVIRLLRQNDRYDRVESLGMSDFITAELVRLSQQTDGAILISGPTGSGKTTTLYAMLREIAASNVRRSVLTIEDPIESIIDSISQSELDPSGGMTLASALRSAVRQDSEVLLVSEIRDPETAEAVIQASMTGHLVFSTLHASDVASTLRRFVQFGTPTFALRSGLTAVLSQRLLRRRCTHCRGVDGGLHSEQTKCGECLGSRYQGRIAIACCHRFDGSDPAGEAMADALEAGGSVAKMQAASKEAGATSLREVADELVQKGITDQAEVYRVLGRCDFQPSQSDSR; encoded by the coding sequence ATGCTAATCAACCGCTTTGCTGACTTGGATCCCGAAACTTCTGATTTTGCGGTGAAGGTGGTAGAGCGGCTGGTGCCGTATGCAATCGAAGCGCAGGCGTCTGACATTCATTTGCAACCTCGCGGCGATGTGGGCTGGGAAGTCCTGTTCCGGATCGATGGCGTTTTGGCGGTCGTTGATACGATCAAAGCTAGCCGTTTGAGTGACCCGGTGGCTCGCTTAATGGTTCTGGCAAGTTTGCCCACGTATCGCAGCAGCCAACCGATGGAAGGACGATTAAACTGGCCTACCGCTGCGTCATCGCAAGGTGCGTCATCGAAAGGTGCGTTGGATCCATCCATCTCGATGCGGTTAGGCGTTTTTCCCACCGTCCATGGACCACGTGCAGTGATCCGGCTACTTCGCCAGAACGATCGGTATGATCGGGTCGAATCGCTTGGCATGTCGGATTTCATTACGGCCGAGTTGGTTCGGTTGTCCCAGCAAACCGATGGAGCAATTTTGATATCGGGACCAACGGGTAGTGGCAAGACGACGACGTTGTACGCGATGCTTCGCGAAATCGCAGCTTCGAACGTTCGCCGTAGCGTCTTGACGATCGAGGATCCGATTGAGTCCATCATCGATTCGATCAGTCAAAGCGAGCTTGACCCGAGCGGTGGAATGACGTTGGCTTCGGCGCTTCGCAGTGCGGTACGACAAGATAGTGAGGTATTGCTAGTCAGTGAAATACGTGATCCGGAGACCGCCGAGGCGGTGATTCAAGCATCGATGACGGGCCATTTGGTCTTTTCGACCTTGCATGCTTCCGATGTCGCCTCGACGCTTCGGCGTTTCGTTCAATTCGGAACACCAACCTTTGCACTGCGAAGCGGACTTACCGCGGTCCTCTCACAGCGATTGCTACGGCGCCGATGCACCCATTGCCGCGGGGTTGACGGCGGTCTCCATTCAGAGCAAACAAAGTGCGGCGAATGTTTGGGTTCACGCTATCAAGGGCGAATTGCGATTGCATGCTGTCATCGCTTTGATGGGAGTGATCCCGCAGGTGAAGCGATGGCGGACGCCTTAGAAGCGGGTGGTTCGGTCGCAAAGATGCAGGCAGCTTCTAAAGAAGCCGGAGCGACCAGTTTACGAGAGGTTGCCGATGAGCTTGTCCAGAAAGGGATTACCGACCAAGCGGAGGTTTACCGAGTTTTAGGTCGTTGCGATTTTCAACCGTCGCAATCCGACAGCAGGTGA
- a CDS encoding 5-formyltetrahydrofolate cyclo-ligase, translating to MCNDLEQNNKEPFRKAGYRARHSLKDKCAVSDRIIQRVVHLPEFQRAQWVMWYVSTRSEVQTHRAIAEQLSDAKKIAVPFCEGGTLRLFHLESLAELESGAYKILEPKVELRQRSGKVVRPEQLDFLCVPGVAFDRRGGRVGNGKGYYDRFLQTVPQTANRIGLAYECQIFDRIVVEEHDILMHHVVTENRVYTCD from the coding sequence ATGTGTAACGATTTGGAACAAAACAACAAAGAACCATTCCGAAAGGCCGGGTATAGGGCGCGGCATTCATTGAAAGATAAATGCGCTGTCAGCGATAGGATTATTCAACGCGTCGTCCATTTACCTGAATTCCAACGGGCTCAGTGGGTCATGTGGTATGTAAGCACTCGATCGGAAGTCCAGACGCATCGGGCGATAGCGGAACAACTCTCAGACGCTAAAAAGATTGCGGTGCCCTTTTGTGAAGGGGGAACACTAAGACTGTTCCATTTGGAATCCTTGGCAGAACTCGAATCGGGGGCCTATAAGATTTTGGAGCCGAAAGTCGAACTTCGTCAGCGAAGTGGAAAAGTCGTCCGGCCCGAACAGCTTGACTTTCTATGTGTGCCTGGGGTCGCTTTCGATCGCCGCGGTGGTCGCGTCGGAAATGGAAAAGGCTATTACGATCGGTTTTTGCAGACCGTGCCCCAAACAGCGAATCGAATAGGGCTGGCGTACGAATGCCAAATATTTGATCGAATCGTCGTGGAAGAGCACGACATCCTCATGCACCACGTCGTGACAGAAAATAGAGTGTACACTTGCGATTGA
- a CDS encoding tetratricopeptide repeat protein, with protein sequence MSVLRLAAMQVVLLVGLSPTIVAAEQTGGGDDIASTAIAEKEESQTSQSRIDFLIEQLGSESYATRVRARESLQRIGLEAFDDLYSAQNHTDSEIAMTARHLVSSLLVSWSKETDPEAVRQTLHEYGAQSEDERRSRIARLAELPNRAGVPALVRLTRFETSLSLSRVAALSLMQQPVSEVKASRLETVEKIRSDLGERKPDARAPLKWLAAYANDLEKEKFDTQRWRDLIADQRRQLDTVSADQTTRSSVLELIRLAANLAWLNQQSDDALTLVSENLDLIPPTTRDLSEACAWAIKTGLYSIVLELKARHQKNFDSQPMLLYSAAEATKASGEREEAERLARLAFEINALPDSEAERTKISPNDLSEAAESHRDKAQQLQSRGLFDWAEREYRTIIDHLDVVSLTSVRSRLLLSQMLSELQRHQDVVDLLTPLAERAEKDEEFRKRLNSVLANFDFDNIRSDILWHQGLIHVEASEIEKAKLLLKEAYQTSPRQENIDILISMYRLDRDDPQWVGTVKTLLESKIHETQQLIDSIERILQRPGRSLRSNDALAGALNQYAWLVGNTDGDKQKAVHYSERSLTLSPNDPEILDTLARCYYSVGQFDKALETQRKAVQLMPNSPQLLRQLELFKAKVEETSNASVNPTKS encoded by the coding sequence ATGTCAGTGTTGCGTCTTGCCGCAATGCAGGTTGTCCTTTTGGTTGGATTATCTCCCACGATCGTGGCTGCCGAGCAGACTGGCGGCGGCGATGATATTGCGTCGACCGCTATCGCTGAGAAAGAGGAAAGTCAAACAAGTCAAAGCCGGATCGATTTTCTCATTGAGCAACTCGGTAGCGAGAGCTATGCGACGCGAGTTCGTGCCCGCGAATCGTTACAGCGAATTGGGCTCGAAGCATTCGATGATCTATACTCGGCCCAGAATCATACTGATTCTGAAATTGCAATGACTGCACGGCACTTGGTTAGTAGTTTGCTAGTAAGTTGGTCGAAGGAAACCGATCCCGAAGCCGTGCGTCAGACGCTGCACGAGTATGGCGCGCAAAGCGAAGACGAGCGTCGCAGCCGAATTGCACGCTTGGCAGAATTGCCAAACCGAGCGGGCGTCCCTGCTTTGGTTCGACTCACTCGCTTCGAAACCTCATTGTCGTTGAGCCGCGTTGCCGCCCTTTCTCTGATGCAACAACCTGTAAGTGAAGTGAAGGCCTCTCGCCTAGAAACGGTAGAGAAAATTCGTAGCGATTTGGGTGAACGCAAACCAGATGCTCGGGCTCCACTCAAGTGGCTTGCTGCTTATGCAAACGATTTGGAAAAGGAAAAGTTTGACACTCAACGGTGGCGTGATTTAATCGCTGACCAGCGAAGGCAGCTCGACACCGTCAGCGCTGACCAAACGACTCGCTCCTCCGTTTTGGAATTGATTCGCTTGGCTGCGAACTTAGCTTGGCTGAATCAACAATCCGACGATGCGTTGACACTCGTTTCCGAGAATTTGGATCTGATTCCACCTACCACTCGTGACTTGAGTGAGGCCTGCGCGTGGGCAATCAAAACGGGTTTGTATTCGATCGTGTTGGAGTTAAAAGCTCGACACCAAAAGAACTTTGATAGCCAACCGATGCTGCTTTATTCGGCGGCCGAAGCGACCAAGGCGAGCGGTGAACGAGAGGAAGCCGAGCGACTCGCACGATTGGCGTTCGAAATCAACGCGTTGCCCGATAGTGAAGCAGAGCGGACGAAGATCTCGCCCAACGATCTTTCGGAAGCCGCCGAATCGCATCGAGACAAAGCACAACAACTGCAGAGCCGTGGCCTATTCGATTGGGCCGAGAGAGAGTACCGAACCATTATCGATCACCTTGATGTCGTGTCCTTGACATCTGTACGATCTCGATTGTTGTTGTCTCAAATGCTGAGCGAACTCCAACGACATCAAGACGTGGTCGATCTGCTGACACCGCTCGCGGAGCGCGCCGAAAAAGACGAGGAGTTTCGTAAACGACTCAATTCGGTGCTAGCGAACTTTGATTTTGATAACATTCGCAGCGATATCCTTTGGCACCAAGGCTTGATCCACGTCGAGGCGTCAGAAATTGAAAAAGCGAAGTTGCTGTTAAAGGAGGCGTATCAAACAAGCCCGCGACAAGAGAATATCGATATTCTGATCTCAATGTACCGATTGGATCGCGATGACCCCCAATGGGTTGGCACCGTCAAGACGCTGCTCGAATCAAAAATTCATGAAACTCAACAATTGATTGACAGCATCGAGCGGATATTGCAGCGTCCCGGACGAAGTCTGCGTAGTAACGATGCACTCGCTGGCGCGTTAAATCAGTACGCTTGGCTGGTCGGAAACACCGATGGCGATAAGCAGAAAGCGGTGCACTACAGTGAACGATCGTTGACGTTGAGCCCGAATGATCCTGAAATCCTGGACACTTTGGCTCGCTGCTATTACTCCGTCGGCCAATTCGACAAAGCACTCGAAACCCAAAGGAAAGCGGTACAGCTAATGCCGAATTCCCCACAACTGCTCCGCCAACTCGAGCTTTTCAAAGCGAAGGTCGAAGAAACCTCCAACGCAAGTGTCAATCCAACGAAGAGTTAG
- a CDS encoding lysylphosphatidylglycerol synthase transmembrane domain-containing protein, with translation MHAPRKRTSRIPIPWTALKIAAKFALPIGIVVWLSFHIDWVQLQEQPKNYGLLAVAFVIALSGVSLSFARWCLLVRCQGISLSVIQAFRISAICFLFNFVSVGSVGGDLFKALFLAKRRPGKRVEAVASVLVDRAVGLFGLVLLVAAAIIVTNPTGSSDVTQIRLDQIKFATAVLVFAGTFGLLCLVFGGKQIDKIIARSRTIPGVGAILAKVAAPLRMFQERRMGLLLAIVMSLGVHLLIVVSMYLIARSLYADPPTFADHLVIVPIGMLAAALPVAPAGLGVFEVVIQWLYEVIPAKPTMASGTLVALVFELVKITMAIVGTVFYWTANEEERTIIEESEELDH, from the coding sequence ATGCACGCCCCCCGAAAAAGAACATCTCGTATCCCGATACCGTGGACCGCCCTAAAAATCGCGGCGAAGTTCGCGCTGCCCATTGGAATCGTCGTTTGGCTGTCCTTTCATATCGATTGGGTTCAGCTTCAGGAACAGCCCAAGAACTACGGACTGCTGGCGGTTGCCTTTGTGATCGCGCTTTCCGGTGTCAGCTTGTCATTCGCTCGTTGGTGTTTACTGGTCCGATGTCAAGGGATTTCGCTATCAGTGATCCAGGCATTCCGGATTAGCGCAATCTGTTTTTTGTTCAATTTCGTTTCAGTCGGCAGCGTGGGGGGGGATCTCTTCAAAGCTCTTTTTCTGGCCAAACGACGTCCGGGAAAACGAGTGGAAGCGGTTGCCTCGGTGCTGGTTGACCGGGCCGTCGGGTTGTTTGGACTGGTGCTTCTTGTCGCAGCGGCGATCATCGTTACCAATCCAACCGGCTCAAGCGATGTCACGCAAATACGACTCGATCAGATCAAGTTTGCGACGGCCGTTCTAGTATTCGCCGGGACCTTTGGTTTGCTGTGTCTGGTTTTCGGAGGCAAACAGATTGACAAAATCATCGCCCGATCACGGACGATTCCTGGTGTGGGTGCCATCCTTGCGAAAGTAGCCGCACCATTAAGAATGTTTCAAGAACGCCGCATGGGGCTGCTACTAGCCATCGTGATGAGCTTGGGCGTTCATCTATTGATCGTTGTCAGCATGTACTTGATCGCTCGCAGCCTGTACGCCGATCCACCCACATTTGCCGATCATTTGGTCATCGTTCCTATCGGGATGCTGGCGGCCGCACTACCGGTTGCTCCAGCCGGTTTGGGGGTTTTCGAAGTGGTCATTCAATGGCTCTACGAAGTCATACCTGCCAAACCAACGATGGCATCAGGAACCCTCGTCGCGTTGGTTTTTGAATTGGTTAAAATCACGATGGCGATTGTCGGAACCGTGTTCTACTGGACCGCCAACGAAGAGGAGCGGACGATCATCGAAGAAAGCGAAGAGCTAGATCACTAG
- a CDS encoding class I SAM-dependent methyltransferase: MKNSLTFLKNFVLHPTQVGAIAPSSPGLVTAMVDSFDWQTARNVVEFGPGTGVFTEAIIKRLHPEAKFFAIERSSELVRATRERCPSATVYHDSVTQIAEICEREGIEQIDSVICGLPWASFSTSLQSEIFDAMMGVLSSEARFATFAYWQGLALPAGRRFSRRLQQTFATVEKSRTVWQNLPPAFVYRCALSK, translated from the coding sequence ATGAAAAACTCACTTACTTTTTTAAAAAACTTTGTTCTCCATCCGACGCAAGTTGGCGCGATCGCTCCGAGTAGTCCAGGTTTGGTTACAGCGATGGTCGATTCGTTCGATTGGCAAACCGCCAGAAACGTTGTTGAATTCGGCCCCGGCACCGGAGTCTTCACGGAAGCGATTATCAAACGATTGCATCCGGAGGCTAAATTCTTTGCAATCGAGCGTTCGAGTGAGCTCGTTCGCGCGACCCGCGAACGTTGTCCATCGGCCACCGTCTATCACGACAGCGTTACGCAGATTGCCGAGATATGCGAACGGGAGGGCATCGAGCAAATCGATAGCGTGATTTGCGGATTGCCATGGGCCTCCTTCTCAACAAGTCTTCAATCCGAGATATTCGACGCCATGATGGGAGTCTTGAGTTCCGAGGCTCGTTTCGCCACCTTTGCGTATTGGCAGGGCTTAGCCTTACCGGCTGGCCGACGTTTTTCGCGGCGATTGCAGCAAACATTTGCCACGGTCGAAAAAAGTCGGACCGTATGGCAGAACTTGCCCCCCGCGTTCGTCTATCGCTGCGCGCTGAGCAAATAG